One genomic segment of Rubripirellula tenax includes these proteins:
- a CDS encoding bifunctional SulP family inorganic anion transporter/carbonic anhydrase: MNQSDISLSPSSLFRDILAGLVVFLVALPLCLGIALASGADLFSGLLAGIVGGLVVGAISGSHTSVSGPAAGLTAIVAAQIALLGSFRAFLLAVMIAGVIQIGFGIAKGGALSAFFPSSVIKGLLVAIGVILILKQIPHIFGHDTDPEGEMSFQQPDHENTLTELFTVIAGEIHVGAMAIGLLSVALLVLWDRIPALKKSLVPAPLIVVLFGVALSVCFRGLGENWIIEATHLVQIPTAANFSEFVGFLRLPDFSQVSNPAVYLAAVTIAVVASLETLLNLEAVDKLDSSKRNSPPSRELVAQGCGNVVCGLIGGLPITSVIVRGSVNVGAGAKSKFSAIFHGALLLVSVAILPRYMNMIPLSALAAILFVTGFKLASPKIFKQMWSQGRYQFVPFIITVVAIVFTDLLVGILIGLGTSVLFILNSNLRRPIRRIIETRVAGEVMHIELASQVSFLNRAAIDQIFSEAKRGSNLVIDATHTDYIDPDVLSLIRDFRDEIAPARGIAVNLRGFKPKYQLKDEVQFADYSTREVQGQLSADQVIDILREGNRRFTSGKRLNRDLGSQVQATADGQSPLAAILSCIDSRVPAEIVFDLGVGDIFSVRVAGNVIGTKSLGSLEFAVGVSGVKTVVVLGHTRCGAVTNSVKLVVDQKSAQAVTGCEHLQSIVDEIKPSVPGLAVGALDQLSTVAFEEMVDQVSKQNVRHTVEQVINRSTVIREAVHQGRVKVIGALYDVKSGNIEFFDPK, translated from the coding sequence ATGAACCAATCCGATATATCGCTTTCGCCAAGTTCGCTGTTTCGGGACATCCTCGCCGGATTGGTGGTTTTTCTCGTCGCATTGCCACTTTGCCTTGGCATCGCGCTCGCGTCCGGCGCCGACTTGTTTTCCGGATTGCTTGCCGGCATCGTCGGCGGCTTGGTAGTCGGGGCGATCAGCGGTTCGCATACCAGCGTTAGTGGGCCGGCCGCCGGTTTGACGGCGATCGTTGCGGCACAGATCGCGTTACTTGGATCTTTCAGGGCATTCTTGTTGGCCGTCATGATCGCCGGCGTGATTCAAATCGGCTTTGGAATTGCCAAGGGCGGAGCGCTATCAGCGTTCTTTCCCTCAAGCGTGATCAAAGGATTGCTCGTCGCAATCGGTGTGATTCTGATTCTGAAACAGATACCACACATTTTCGGGCACGATACAGACCCCGAAGGCGAGATGTCGTTCCAGCAACCGGATCATGAAAACACTTTGACGGAACTGTTCACAGTGATCGCTGGTGAAATTCACGTCGGTGCGATGGCGATCGGATTGTTATCAGTTGCGTTATTGGTGCTCTGGGATCGAATTCCCGCGTTGAAGAAATCGCTCGTTCCCGCACCGCTTATTGTCGTGCTATTCGGCGTTGCACTTAGCGTTTGCTTTCGCGGATTGGGTGAGAATTGGATCATCGAAGCGACGCATTTGGTTCAGATCCCGACTGCCGCGAATTTCTCTGAATTTGTTGGATTCCTTCGCCTGCCGGACTTTTCGCAAGTGAGCAATCCGGCGGTCTACCTCGCCGCCGTCACCATCGCGGTCGTTGCCTCGCTAGAAACGCTTTTGAATCTGGAAGCTGTCGATAAGCTGGACTCTTCCAAACGGAATTCACCGCCCAGTCGCGAGCTTGTCGCCCAAGGCTGCGGAAACGTGGTCTGCGGATTGATCGGCGGCCTGCCGATCACGTCGGTCATTGTCCGTGGTTCCGTCAACGTCGGAGCCGGCGCCAAGTCCAAGTTCTCGGCGATATTTCATGGTGCGTTGTTGCTCGTCAGCGTGGCGATTTTGCCGCGATACATGAACATGATTCCGCTCTCTGCGCTGGCTGCGATTCTGTTCGTGACGGGCTTCAAGCTAGCCAGCCCCAAAATCTTCAAACAGATGTGGAGCCAGGGGCGGTATCAATTTGTGCCCTTCATCATCACGGTCGTCGCCATTGTCTTCACCGATCTGTTGGTGGGAATTTTGATCGGTTTGGGAACGAGCGTTCTGTTCATTCTTAATAGCAACCTGAGACGACCCATCCGGCGAATTATCGAGACCCGGGTGGCCGGCGAAGTGATGCACATTGAACTGGCAAGTCAGGTGAGTTTCCTGAATCGCGCAGCGATTGACCAAATCTTCAGCGAAGCAAAACGCGGAAGCAATCTGGTAATTGATGCGACGCACACGGATTACATCGACCCGGATGTCTTGAGCCTGATTCGGGACTTTCGAGATGAGATCGCCCCTGCGCGAGGCATTGCGGTCAATCTTCGGGGCTTCAAGCCAAAGTACCAATTGAAAGACGAAGTTCAGTTTGCAGACTATTCGACTCGTGAAGTTCAGGGGCAGCTTTCCGCAGACCAAGTGATCGACATCCTGCGCGAAGGAAACCGTCGATTCACAAGCGGAAAGCGGTTGAATCGCGATCTCGGAAGCCAGGTACAAGCAACCGCCGATGGGCAAAGTCCTTTGGCCGCCATCCTTAGCTGCATCGATTCTCGCGTGCCGGCGGAGATCGTCTTCGACTTAGGCGTCGGAGACATCTTCAGCGTCCGAGTCGCGGGCAACGTGATTGGCACAAAGTCGTTGGGAAGTCTTGAGTTTGCCGTCGGCGTATCGGGCGTCAAAACGGTGGTGGTTCTTGGCCACACCCGATGCGGCGCTGTAACAAACTCCGTCAAGCTCGTTGTCGATCAGAAGAGTGCTCAGGCCGTCACTGGTTGCGAGCATTTGCAATCGATTGTCGACGAAATCAAACCGAGCGTACCCGGCTTGGCCGTCGGAGCATTGGATCAGCTTTCAACCGTGGCGTTTGAAGAGATGGTGGACCAGGTTTCTAAGCAAAATGTCCGGCACACCGTCGAGCAGGTCATCAACCGTAGCACGGTGATACGCGAGGCCGTCCATCAAGGGCGCGTAAAAGTGATCGGGGCGTTGTACGACGTCAAATCCGGCAACATCGAATTCTTTGACCCCAAATGA